A stretch of Geomonas oryzisoli DNA encodes these proteins:
- a CDS encoding tetratricopeptide repeat protein has translation MGIFGKLFGKDSAQTRAISPATATTLLSALSMHLRGELESALASYARMVAEDPNDSLAPFFAAAVKAQNGEMEEAAQGLRELSSRISETGENISRVIVVELTNLMADDPVTVRRPALNELLVSFGDLLKKEGQTRESAVCFEIAAGFAPDNPHVLHKLGDTLHDLRIYDYAESVLQEALKYAPYHFGAHYTYAVLLQDLGRIDEAISHYETAVKLVPTHAACQNNFGAALLRANRLDEALEHCSTALELEPNAPLVKINLGYIYLLKQDFAAARKSFSGAIELNDRLAPAYFGLASAEKALESDPQTVRELYEKAIEVNPAIPEAHHALANLLASQDDPQALTYYASALQLNSSLPNLRRDYGYAFLHLGRRDEALEQLKLAVMLNPEDSIARDLLAQAQGAPSEA, from the coding sequence ATGGGCATATTCGGCAAGCTGTTCGGCAAAGACTCTGCGCAGACAAGGGCCATCTCACCGGCCACGGCGACAACCTTACTGAGCGCGCTGTCGATGCACCTGCGCGGCGAGCTGGAGTCGGCGTTGGCGTCCTATGCCCGCATGGTGGCAGAGGACCCGAATGATTCCCTCGCGCCGTTCTTTGCCGCGGCCGTAAAGGCGCAAAACGGGGAGATGGAGGAGGCCGCGCAGGGACTGCGTGAACTGAGCAGCAGGATTTCCGAGACCGGCGAGAACATCTCCCGTGTCATCGTGGTCGAACTGACCAACCTGATGGCGGACGATCCCGTGACGGTGAGACGCCCCGCACTCAACGAGTTGCTGGTCTCCTTCGGCGATCTGCTCAAGAAGGAGGGGCAGACCCGCGAGAGCGCCGTCTGCTTCGAGATAGCGGCGGGATTCGCCCCGGACAACCCTCACGTGCTGCACAAGCTGGGGGACACGCTGCACGACCTGCGCATATACGACTACGCGGAGTCCGTGCTGCAGGAGGCGCTCAAATACGCCCCTTATCACTTCGGTGCGCACTACACCTACGCGGTGCTCCTGCAGGACCTCGGGCGCATCGACGAGGCCATCTCCCACTACGAAACCGCCGTCAAACTGGTTCCGACCCATGCAGCATGCCAGAACAACTTCGGTGCCGCGCTGCTGCGGGCCAACCGGCTGGACGAGGCGCTGGAGCATTGCAGCACGGCGCTGGAGCTGGAGCCCAACGCCCCGCTGGTAAAGATCAACCTTGGTTACATTTACCTGCTCAAGCAGGACTTCGCCGCCGCCCGCAAGAGCTTCAGCGGCGCCATCGAACTCAACGACCGGCTCGCCCCGGCCTACTTCGGACTCGCCTCCGCGGAAAAGGCTCTGGAGAGCGATCCGCAGACCGTCCGTGAACTGTACGAGAAGGCGATCGAGGTGAATCCCGCGATCCCCGAGGCTCACCATGCGCTGGCCAACCTCCTGGCGAGCCAGGACGACCCGCAGGCGCTCACCTACTACGCAAGCGCCCTGCAACTGAACAGCTCGCTGCCCAACCTGCGCCGCGACTACGGCTACGCCTTCCTGCATCTGGGGCGGCGGGACGAGGCACTGGAACAGTTGAAACTTGCGGTAATGCTGAACCCTGAAGATTCCATCGCTCGCGATCTCCTCGCCCAGGCGCAGGGGGCACCAAGCGAAGCCTAG